Proteins from a genomic interval of Leptospiraceae bacterium:
- a CDS encoding metallo-mystery pair system four-Cys motif protein — MKQFSILAILLASILISSCDSITGQKDDTQKKNLLLATAGLLGNQTNSTIKFNVVSGSTNVSCDGIIPGTIALTTNSTLKDLRFYVHDVKLISIDGTKVDFSISTDGKWQLAAGSNNFGSYPGIALLDFEDGTNGCAGGTSETNKSITGTVPAGNYVGVEFKVGVPFYLNHLLSSSSAAPLNISAMYWAWNSGYKFAKIEFTASSTNKLFHLGSGTCSGNTAGPVNECTYPNRPTISLSKSSGAFDSTIDTITLDLNALYNGADASGSGINTCMAGNTNATCQPIIANIGVTPTSGVPSLSQSAFSIK; from the coding sequence ATGAAACAATTTTCAATTTTAGCAATTCTATTAGCATCCATTCTAATTAGCTCTTGTGATTCAATTACAGGACAAAAAGATGATACACAAAAAAAGAATTTATTGTTAGCTACTGCTGGTCTGCTTGGAAATCAAACAAATTCAACAATTAAATTCAATGTTGTATCTGGCTCAACTAATGTATCATGCGATGGAATTATACCTGGTACAATCGCTTTAACTACAAACTCAACATTGAAAGATTTACGTTTTTATGTTCATGATGTAAAACTAATTTCGATAGACGGAACAAAAGTTGATTTTTCAATTTCTACTGACGGCAAATGGCAACTTGCCGCTGGATCAAATAATTTTGGTTCATACCCTGGCATAGCTCTTTTAGATTTCGAGGATGGAACGAATGGCTGTGCCGGTGGAACCTCTGAAACAAACAAAAGCATAACAGGAACTGTTCCTGCAGGAAATTATGTTGGAGTTGAATTTAAAGTAGGCGTTCCCTTTTACTTAAATCATTTACTAAGTTCTTCCTCTGCGGCACCCCTAAATATTTCTGCCATGTATTGGGCTTGGAATAGTGGATACAAGTTTGCAAAAATAGAATTCACTGCTAGTAGTACTAACAAACTATTTCACCTTGGAAGTGGAACTTGTTCAGGAAATACAGCCGGTCCTGTAAACGAATGTACGTATCCAAATCGCCCAACGATTTCGCTTTCGAAATCTAGTGGAGCCTTTGATTCGACAATAGATACCATCACCCTCGATTTGAACGCACTCTACAATGGGGCTGATGCTTCTGGTAGTGGAATAAATACGTGTATGGCTGGCAATACGAATGCAACATGTCAGCCAATCATCGCAAATATAGGAGTAACCCCAACATCGGGAGTACCATCACTTTCTCAATCTGCTTTTAGTATAAAATAA
- a CDS encoding di-heme enzyme, with protein MKNMIFFLFVFVFLTNCQNILNVKEKDNKNAVISSLFILSLSNLNTGYNWDLPATFPIPKVPANNPMSNAKVELGKFLFYDKGLSQNETQSCGSCHLQEFAFTDRKPFGIGSTGDIHPRNSQNLANVAYNNRLTWANDKMTLLEIQARVPMFGENPIELGLTNEDYLDRLRTNSKYKELFANAFGGGVENITEQNVRFALASFQRSLLSGKSKVDKYLNYGNNSALSASELRGLSIYNGEVAECFHCHGGFNYTSSINHSGTVFEEVSYMSNGILSDAEYNSLPDNKKGLYEVTSLSTDIGKFKPPSLRNIALTYPYMHDGSFTCTTANLTDIDGCSTEALGKVIDHYMTGGKAHSNKDGQILAFNLSPQEKLDLINFLKALTDDEFISNPKISDPFQ; from the coding sequence ATAAAGAACATGATTTTTTTTCTGTTCGTTTTTGTATTTTTAACTAATTGCCAAAACATTCTAAACGTAAAAGAAAAAGACAATAAAAATGCGGTTATTTCATCCCTGTTTATATTAAGTCTTTCTAATTTAAATACGGGGTATAACTGGGATTTGCCGGCGACTTTTCCAATTCCCAAGGTACCTGCAAATAATCCCATGTCAAATGCCAAAGTAGAACTAGGAAAATTTCTATTCTATGACAAGGGTTTATCTCAAAATGAAACTCAATCATGCGGTAGTTGCCATTTACAAGAATTCGCCTTTACTGATCGTAAACCATTCGGCATTGGATCGACCGGCGATATTCACCCAAGAAATTCACAGAATCTAGCAAATGTAGCCTACAACAATAGACTGACATGGGCTAATGATAAAATGACGTTATTAGAAATACAAGCAAGAGTGCCTATGTTTGGAGAAAACCCAATTGAGTTAGGACTTACAAATGAGGATTACCTTGATAGACTAAGGACAAACAGTAAATATAAGGAACTATTTGCGAATGCATTTGGTGGAGGAGTAGAAAATATTACTGAGCAAAATGTACGTTTTGCGTTAGCCAGTTTTCAGCGAAGTCTTCTAAGTGGAAAATCTAAGGTCGACAAGTATTTAAATTATGGAAATAATTCTGCGTTATCCGCTTCCGAATTGAGGGGCTTAAGTATATATAACGGTGAAGTCGCAGAGTGTTTTCACTGTCATGGTGGATTCAATTATACGAGTAGTATTAACCATTCTGGAACAGTTTTTGAAGAGGTTTCCTATATGAGTAATGGAATTCTGTCTGATGCGGAATATAATAGTTTGCCGGATAATAAAAAAGGACTTTATGAAGTAACAAGTTTATCAACTGATATTGGAAAATTCAAACCACCTTCTTTACGTAATATTGCTTTAACTTATCCTTATATGCATGATGGAAGTTTTACCTGCACAACTGCTAACTTAACCGATATTGACGGATGTTCAACAGAGGCACTTGGAAAAGTAATTGATCATTATATGACAGGTGGAAAAGCGCATTCGAATAAAGACGGACAGATTCTTGCATTTAATTTGAGTCCGCAAGAAAAATTGGATTTAATTAACTTTTTAAAGGCACTTACAGACGATGAATTTATTTCGAATCCCAAAATAAGTGACCCATTCCAATGA
- a CDS encoding HAMP domain-containing protein encodes MKFYLNEESISWLSLVILNTSVIVYLSFLKPKNMQLLLVLFAFTFLDLFYITTFLQVLGIHNVTTDFIIRRYNLLFPTIGMSLLIQFAYFFPEQKISENGERFTLLSFSIFSVITSLFISILSFTDFLLEKLEYYYIGQLLIVLILVILFLVTIVRRGLDYKKDGNYFVAKSVFSFLLPFLFVVFVIIVEIFYNLDLISELFETSADSFGLLGFHLTFILIYINHAKQPTSFMVKIVGFSLVTILFVMGNLGNVFIPFFKESYKVKLPIKSKSTLEFIYNSQKSYAIQSTEFVPDSDLGEEVIFIRRGGISEPVDLPFSFPFFGKKYSSLQIYREPFITLNTNTHNFVFPLLVKQPTLCGLCFLYPALNYSKGDVFFKFSENQLVITWKDLEYNRNLNVEDKLSIQIKISASGDIYFSYIQIPEFQVFPQEIWSTNFDLIGLIPGYGYSDSMIDFLQEFPKSYNEKQPLVAYFYYNAKAYIHYRMFPLFLISIFVSFYIILLFPIMFSHSLISPLNKLMRGIREVNRGKTNIYIKPQANDEIGFLTESFNRMVTSIRKANELKDEYLKEVKKLNLAYHVFFPEEFIKQLNRKSILDVKLGDFIESKMTILFSDLRSYTSLSEKMTPKQNFRFLNNYLKNMSPIIRQNNGFIDKYIGDAIMALFPRNPEDAIKSAIEMQKTIKKINRAREIFKLEPIRTGIGIHTGHVILGTIGEKSRMEGTVVSDAVNISSRLENLTKFYSSDILISMDTFLELDDPLQFHFRILDRVKVKGKSTNITVVEIMNGMEEHRLEKLLNTKGFFEAGIGYYLARKFDLAIPSFRKVLAEVPDDKASLLYIQRSEFYNTKGVPKDWEGVEILDHKFMD; translated from the coding sequence ATGAAATTTTACCTGAACGAAGAATCAATTTCTTGGCTAAGCCTTGTTATTCTAAACACATCTGTAATTGTATACCTCAGTTTTTTAAAACCAAAGAATATGCAATTACTCTTAGTTCTTTTTGCTTTTACATTTTTGGATTTATTTTATATCACTACATTTTTACAAGTTCTAGGGATTCATAATGTTACGACCGATTTTATTATTCGACGATACAATCTTTTGTTTCCAACTATAGGCATGTCTCTGCTTATTCAATTTGCTTACTTTTTTCCGGAACAGAAAATTTCAGAGAACGGAGAGAGGTTTACGCTCTTGTCATTCTCTATTTTTTCAGTGATTACTTCGCTTTTTATTTCAATCCTATCCTTCACAGATTTTTTACTGGAAAAGTTAGAATATTACTATATCGGGCAACTATTGATTGTCCTCATTCTTGTAATTTTATTTCTAGTAACTATCGTAAGAAGAGGTTTGGATTATAAAAAAGACGGAAATTATTTTGTAGCGAAGTCTGTTTTTTCTTTTCTTCTTCCATTTTTATTTGTAGTATTCGTAATAATTGTCGAAATTTTTTACAATTTAGATTTGATTTCAGAACTTTTTGAAACCTCTGCAGATTCATTTGGGCTTTTGGGTTTTCATCTTACTTTTATTTTAATTTATATTAACCATGCCAAACAACCAACGAGTTTCATGGTTAAAATTGTTGGGTTCTCCCTTGTCACAATTCTTTTCGTGATGGGGAACTTGGGCAATGTATTTATTCCATTCTTCAAAGAAAGTTACAAGGTAAAACTTCCCATTAAATCAAAATCCACTTTAGAATTTATTTATAATTCACAAAAATCTTACGCAATTCAATCTACCGAATTTGTACCTGATTCCGATTTGGGAGAAGAGGTAATATTTATTAGGCGTGGAGGAATTTCTGAGCCAGTAGATTTGCCTTTTAGTTTTCCGTTCTTTGGGAAAAAATATTCTTCCTTACAAATTTATCGTGAACCTTTCATTACTTTAAATACAAATACGCATAATTTTGTTTTTCCGCTTCTAGTAAAACAACCAACTTTATGCGGATTGTGTTTTTTATATCCTGCACTTAACTACTCCAAGGGAGATGTTTTTTTTAAATTTTCTGAAAACCAGTTAGTTATAACATGGAAAGACTTAGAATATAACCGTAACCTTAATGTAGAAGATAAACTTAGCATACAAATTAAGATATCCGCTTCAGGAGATATTTATTTTTCCTATATACAAATTCCGGAATTTCAAGTTTTCCCACAAGAAATTTGGTCTACGAATTTTGATCTCATTGGTTTAATTCCTGGATACGGGTATTCCGATTCAATGATTGATTTTTTGCAAGAATTTCCAAAGTCTTACAATGAAAAACAACCTCTTGTTGCTTATTTTTATTATAACGCAAAGGCTTATATTCACTATCGAATGTTTCCCTTGTTTTTGATTTCTATTTTTGTAAGTTTTTATATTATACTTCTTTTTCCAATTATGTTTTCGCATAGTTTGATTAGTCCACTCAATAAGCTAATGCGTGGTATCCGCGAAGTCAATCGAGGAAAAACTAATATATATATCAAACCGCAGGCAAACGACGAAATCGGTTTTCTAACTGAATCTTTTAATAGGATGGTTACTTCAATTCGAAAAGCAAACGAATTGAAAGACGAATACTTAAAAGAAGTAAAAAAGTTAAATTTAGCTTATCATGTTTTCTTTCCTGAAGAATTTATTAAACAACTCAATAGGAAAAGCATTCTAGATGTTAAGCTCGGAGATTTTATCGAAAGTAAAATGACAATTTTATTTTCTGATCTCAGATCCTATACTAGCCTTTCCGAAAAAATGACACCCAAACAAAACTTTCGATTTTTGAATAATTATCTGAAAAATATGAGTCCTATTATCCGCCAAAATAACGGTTTCATTGATAAGTACATCGGTGATGCAATCATGGCTTTATTTCCAAGAAATCCCGAAGATGCAATTAAATCCGCTATTGAAATGCAAAAAACTATCAAAAAAATAAACCGAGCAAGAGAAATTTTTAAGCTAGAACCCATTCGTACTGGTATAGGAATTCATACTGGACATGTAATTTTAGGAACGATAGGCGAAAAAAGTCGAATGGAAGGGACGGTTGTTTCTGATGCAGTAAATATTTCTTCTAGGCTTGAAAACTTAACCAAGTTTTATTCCAGCGATATATTAATATCTATGGATACATTTTTAGAATTAGATGATCCATTGCAATTTCACTTTCGCATACTCGATCGAGTGAAAGTAAAAGGAAAAAGTACAAATATTACAGTAGTGGAAATTATGAATGGAATGGAAGAACATCGTCTCGAAAAGTTACTGAATACAAAAGGATTTTTTGAAGCGGGTATTGGTTATTATCTAGCTAGAAAATTTGATTTGGCAATTCCTTCTTTTCGAAAAGTGTTAGCAGAAGTTCCAGACGATAAAGCAAGTCTTCTCTATATTCAACGATCCGAATTTTACAATACAAAAGGAGTACCAAAGGACTGGGAAGGCGTAGAAATTCTAGATCATAAATTTATGGATTAG
- a CDS encoding alpha-glucosidase: MKQSMKWWQTTTIYQIYPRSFLDTNNDGIGDLKGIISKLNYIKDLGFETIWISPFYKSPGKDFHYDISDYTQIDPIFGTIDDVDVLIKEIHNRKMRIVFDMVLNHTSNEHPWFQESRSSIDNPKRDWYLWKKGNEKGKPPNNWMSMINKPGWNYDAQTDEWYFANFLDFQPDLNYRNPEVKKAMFAIMRFWLDKGVDGFRLDIFNSIFKDSEFRDNPFSLRFIPTPDSQDEAFFQKKIHTLNHPDCFGLAKEIHSLLNEYQNDRFLLGEVSGNDTTLKKFLGEKNDGLHLVFQFELIHFQFSAKFFRDLLSKNEAIYPYPFTPTYVYGNHDQMRYIEKVDRNPAKAKLLALFQFTARGIPVVYYGEEIGMQDTDIPNWAGKDPIAQQNAFFPKFLANAIGVYMNRDNCRTPMQWNSTETAGFTSATTKPWIAVSKCYSEFNVETESLDENSLLNTYKRLLKLRNENPAFQMGSLEIIADYNKYPNLLVFRRFTQDKSFEVFLNFGSESLEITISDIKKCIFSLTGAVIKLDSKLELAAYSGIVLEI; this comes from the coding sequence ATGAAACAATCTATGAAGTGGTGGCAAACAACTACAATCTATCAAATTTATCCGAGATCATTTTTGGATACAAACAACGACGGGATCGGAGATTTAAAAGGAATCATTTCCAAATTAAATTACATAAAAGATTTAGGATTTGAAACAATTTGGATTTCACCTTTTTATAAAAGTCCCGGAAAAGATTTCCACTATGATATCAGTGACTATACACAAATAGATCCTATTTTTGGAACGATAGACGACGTAGATGTATTAATCAAAGAGATTCATAATAGGAAAATGCGAATTGTATTCGATATGGTATTAAATCACACATCAAACGAACATCCTTGGTTTCAGGAATCCAGATCAAGTATAGATAATCCCAAACGAGACTGGTATTTATGGAAAAAGGGAAATGAAAAAGGCAAACCTCCTAATAACTGGATGTCGATGATTAATAAACCCGGTTGGAATTACGATGCCCAGACAGACGAATGGTATTTTGCGAACTTTCTAGATTTTCAACCAGACTTGAACTACCGAAATCCGGAAGTCAAAAAAGCAATGTTTGCCATTATGCGCTTTTGGCTCGACAAAGGCGTAGATGGATTTCGCTTAGATATATTTAATAGTATTTTTAAGGATTCGGAATTTAGAGACAATCCTTTTTCGCTTCGATTTATTCCAACTCCTGATTCACAGGACGAAGCTTTTTTTCAAAAGAAAATTCATACTCTAAATCATCCGGATTGTTTTGGGCTCGCAAAAGAAATTCATTCTCTGTTAAATGAATACCAGAATGATAGATTTTTACTGGGAGAAGTTAGTGGAAACGATACAACTTTAAAGAAATTCTTAGGAGAAAAGAATGACGGATTACATTTAGTATTTCAATTTGAACTGATTCACTTTCAATTCTCAGCTAAATTTTTTAGAGACCTTCTTTCTAAAAATGAGGCTATTTATCCTTATCCGTTTACTCCGACTTATGTATATGGAAACCACGATCAAATGCGTTATATTGAAAAGGTTGACCGCAACCCAGCAAAAGCAAAACTGCTCGCCTTATTTCAATTTACCGCTCGCGGAATTCCTGTAGTCTACTATGGCGAGGAAATTGGAATGCAAGATACAGATATTCCTAACTGGGCTGGAAAAGATCCTATCGCTCAGCAAAATGCATTTTTCCCTAAATTTCTTGCAAATGCTATTGGTGTATATATGAACCGCGATAATTGCAGGACACCTATGCAGTGGAATTCAACCGAGACTGCAGGATTTACCTCAGCCACTACAAAACCTTGGATTGCGGTTTCTAAATGTTATTCGGAATTCAATGTAGAAACAGAATCCTTAGACGAAAACTCGCTTCTCAATACTTACAAACGTCTTTTGAAATTAAGAAATGAAAATCCAGCTTTTCAAATGGGAAGTTTAGAAATAATAGCGGATTACAATAAGTATCCTAATTTACTTGTATTTCGTAGATTCACACAAGATAAAAGTTTTGAGGTATTTTTGAACTTTGGTTCGGAGAGTCTTGAAATCACTATATCCGATATTAAGAAGTGCATTTTTTCCTTAACAGGTGCAGTAATTAAATTGGATTCTAAACTAGAACTAGCGGCTTATAGTGGTATTGTGCTAGAGATTTAA
- a CDS encoding CAP domain-containing protein: protein MKPIQIILLILTTFYSLFANSERDLGPRPVLDKTKVAELIVYYTNIERVKRGLNLLEYNPVLTSAAEIHSKYMFDNQVLTHYESKLNSPVDRVEVACKDFEKDCMSKFEVSEEKKRGYFMACCGENVIESFADNSAGVSFRYKKDEKGTYKEWKSEIHWYSEEEIAKDLVNRWMDSPGHRANILHKDFSAIGAAISDYADKGGMYYGTQVFAPTPTDGIKTQEMKFDPFQKLGEIYNTTLDGGEVLEKYTLILTKISGESILSTSKKNKLYPIQISNFKTETVILIEIQDLTNSKIRYPYWKFKITPTDSVPKLDWINWEK, encoded by the coding sequence ATGAAACCAATCCAAATTATACTTCTAATACTAACCACCTTCTACTCCCTATTTGCCAATTCCGAAAGGGATTTAGGACCAAGACCAGTTTTGGATAAAACGAAAGTTGCAGAATTGATCGTATACTACACGAATATTGAAAGAGTAAAAAGAGGATTAAACTTACTGGAGTATAATCCTGTATTAACCTCCGCAGCAGAAATTCATTCTAAGTATATGTTTGATAATCAAGTGCTGACGCATTATGAGTCAAAATTAAATAGTCCAGTTGATAGAGTAGAAGTCGCCTGTAAAGATTTTGAAAAAGATTGTATGAGTAAGTTTGAAGTTTCAGAAGAAAAAAAGCGAGGTTATTTTATGGCTTGTTGCGGTGAAAATGTAATTGAGTCTTTTGCCGACAACTCGGCTGGTGTCTCTTTCCGGTATAAAAAAGACGAAAAGGGTACATACAAAGAATGGAAATCAGAAATTCATTGGTATTCGGAAGAAGAAATAGCCAAAGATTTGGTAAATCGCTGGATGGATAGTCCGGGTCACAGGGCAAATATTTTACATAAAGACTTTTCTGCTATAGGTGCAGCTATTTCGGATTATGCGGATAAGGGTGGAATGTATTACGGCACACAAGTATTCGCTCCTACTCCGACCGATGGAATCAAAACCCAAGAAATGAAATTCGATCCATTCCAAAAACTAGGAGAAATATACAATACTACTCTAGACGGAGGAGAAGTTTTGGAAAAATATACCCTTATCCTCACAAAAATATCCGGTGAATCAATATTATCCACATCTAAGAAAAACAAACTTTATCCAATTCAAATCAGCAATTTTAAAACAGAAACAGTTATCCTAATTGAAATTCAAGATTTGACAAATTCAAAAATACGTTATCCTTATTGGAAATTTAAAATAACACCAACAGACTCAGTACCTAAATTGGATTGGATAAACTGGGAAAAGTAG
- a CDS encoding DUF1501 domain-containing protein → MNRKEFLKLLGLSGLALSGIGSFSGLSANTSNQKTLIHLMLEGGPDWRHLFVPTPSEDTNSYSYKFWNNRVTSMGKGSSVNNPAKWKELYNKNYEQVTLSGITFGILKDNNGKNDSNTWLRSMIKAGKVAIIHNVLHSTSRDHAHSRSIIQTGVYETLAGSQNAGGWGGRLITELAGGNTGNANLISLSSQVRQFCNTTNKQNILSFTDSRDFGLYLANMNNKGSLNVQDRGIRALNQYYRNLESGIGSPNLENTVYSKFVKQWSKVGELTESVRKELPSSKKNNLSEMYSDSVNNLFKGNGKLSEGNFAHQIRNLIDAFKVQDILKMRVVSMNYGGWDTHKNQISEIEPQFEDMFGKDKAFETLFKELPSIWDTTSIVISGDFGRQLKSNGDGGTDHGRGNTVLVIGGPVKGGVYGEMFPEIEASDDGSGKSPLEQFNRDIEGRTMVDHVYGRLCTWIGAKGVFANPIPSTIKNHTNGIENGVNLNFI, encoded by the coding sequence ATGAATAGAAAAGAATTTTTAAAATTATTAGGATTATCTGGTCTTGCTTTATCAGGTATTGGCTCATTCAGTGGACTTAGCGCAAACACTTCAAATCAAAAAACATTGATACATTTAATGCTTGAAGGTGGTCCTGATTGGCGTCATTTATTTGTTCCCACTCCAAGTGAAGATACGAACTCATACAGTTATAAGTTTTGGAATAATAGAGTTACTTCTATGGGTAAAGGATCTTCTGTAAATAATCCTGCAAAATGGAAAGAATTATATAACAAAAATTATGAACAAGTAACGTTATCCGGTATTACTTTTGGAATTTTAAAGGATAATAATGGAAAGAATGATTCCAATACATGGCTTCGTTCCATGATAAAAGCAGGCAAGGTTGCGATTATTCATAATGTTCTTCATTCAACGAGTAGAGATCACGCACATTCCAGATCCATAATTCAAACTGGTGTATATGAAACTTTGGCTGGTTCTCAGAATGCAGGTGGATGGGGTGGTAGGTTAATCACCGAACTTGCTGGTGGCAATACTGGAAATGCAAACTTAATTTCATTATCTAGTCAAGTCAGACAATTTTGTAATACTACTAATAAACAAAATATACTTTCATTTACAGATTCTAGAGATTTCGGATTATATTTAGCAAATATGAATAATAAAGGAAGTTTAAATGTGCAAGATAGAGGAATTCGTGCACTGAATCAATATTATAGAAATTTAGAATCTGGAATAGGTTCACCTAATTTAGAAAATACTGTTTATAGTAAATTTGTAAAACAATGGTCAAAGGTAGGCGAATTGACAGAGTCTGTAAGAAAAGAACTCCCTTCTTCTAAAAAAAATAATTTAAGTGAAATGTATTCTGATTCAGTGAATAATCTATTTAAAGGAAATGGAAAACTAAGTGAAGGTAATTTTGCGCATCAGATTCGAAATCTAATTGATGCTTTTAAAGTGCAAGATATTTTAAAGATGAGAGTTGTTTCAATGAATTATGGAGGTTGGGATACGCATAAGAATCAAATCTCTGAAATAGAACCACAATTTGAAGATATGTTTGGAAAAGACAAAGCGTTTGAAACTTTGTTTAAAGAGTTACCTTCTATTTGGGATACAACGTCAATAGTTATCTCCGGTGATTTTGGACGTCAGTTGAAATCGAATGGAGATGGTGGTACGGATCATGGTCGAGGCAATACAGTATTAGTTATTGGTGGTCCGGTTAAGGGTGGTGTTTATGGTGAGATGTTTCCAGAAATAGAAGCTTCCGATGATGGATCCGGAAAGTCACCGTTGGAACAATTCAATCGGGATATTGAAGGAAGAACTATGGTAGATCATGTTTATGGAAGGTTATGTACATGGATAGGGGCAAAAGGAGTTTTTGCGAATCCAATCCCATCAACCATTAAAAATCATACGAATGGAATTGAGAATGGAGTGAATCTGAATTTTATTTAA
- a CDS encoding DUF1800 family protein codes for MQKIYLWKQKYYKCLSEKDNTDSWSLTSLNKITSSHTRSKTNFKIFRLFALLIILSNSVSADKIEITAISGSGAKDDPAIYNSIPNKLSDKEWDEAAVRRVLHAFAYGGSCLDSQIVEWANMNPGAAIVQMLGMWTTHSKLSRAYDGGNINIPAKNASLSILSNYFASGNFAADPEKFNQDVRYGNSVGYTWINAVKLRGLNPFRQKIVLFETNYHLAISLQKNVNPKQMLHYYDTIANNLASGKPYHQILGEAALSAGVATQYNHRKNIFENGAFKGNEDFAREYHQLFFGILGTGVNGNCKFGDSSCSGNPESFDDHENKTIRQTAEALTDIQVEGKNRDFLPVVPIFGTNKHYTGKVSIYGEEYAGNNAKERIFAISSKSIRHPESLKFLPLKIIGGLADDNLDPLNPVEGCDKKCSSFISKKIENIRQLWSKSIDSNGEINLIEFIRKYAISKEFHNPSRIKFLNSVDRIMLLSNVLAINNQEVKEEVIPTFRKLYQENVIPFRPEHDVFGGQSGLEASNTNAVFVNQFNSSKNQRFGNTGYYDGKKVVPVKNFKFLLKVELKKTSDGYNVKDVAEFFWKRITGDQQLQFFTDSARSQVYSLLANGNDYLVYNNEECRTRIHKCTDNTILTTSPSISDLDSKNDNIRNLRDSAIFRDSSDEKTLDTDNERVGFAIDFIAATPFLFVQTGE; via the coding sequence ATGCAAAAGATTTATCTATGGAAACAAAAATATTATAAGTGCCTCTCAGAAAAGGATAATACAGACTCTTGGAGTTTGACTTCCCTTAATAAAATAACTTCTTCTCATACACGCTCTAAGACAAACTTTAAGATTTTTAGGTTATTTGCTTTACTTATTATTTTGAGTAATTCAGTATCCGCAGATAAAATTGAAATAACTGCAATTAGTGGCTCTGGAGCAAAAGATGATCCAGCAATTTATAATTCTATTCCTAATAAACTTTCTGACAAGGAATGGGATGAGGCCGCAGTTCGGAGAGTCTTACATGCATTTGCCTACGGAGGTTCCTGTTTAGATTCTCAAATAGTAGAATGGGCGAATATGAATCCAGGGGCTGCTATCGTTCAAATGTTAGGGATGTGGACAACTCACTCTAAACTTTCAAGAGCTTATGATGGTGGGAATATAAATATCCCTGCTAAAAATGCATCCTTATCAATTTTGTCTAATTACTTTGCTTCTGGAAATTTTGCCGCCGATCCAGAAAAATTTAACCAAGATGTTCGATATGGCAATAGTGTTGGTTATACTTGGATCAATGCAGTAAAACTTAGAGGTTTAAATCCATTTCGCCAGAAAATTGTTTTATTTGAAACGAATTATCATCTTGCTATTAGCCTACAAAAAAATGTAAACCCAAAACAGATGTTGCATTATTATGACACTATTGCAAATAATTTAGCATCCGGCAAACCCTATCATCAAATTCTAGGCGAAGCAGCATTATCCGCAGGAGTAGCAACTCAATACAATCATAGAAAAAATATTTTTGAGAACGGAGCATTTAAAGGAAATGAAGATTTTGCAAGAGAATACCACCAATTATTTTTTGGAATATTAGGTACTGGTGTAAATGGAAATTGCAAATTTGGAGATAGTTCCTGCAGTGGAAATCCAGAAAGTTTTGATGATCATGAAAATAAAACGATTCGTCAAACTGCTGAAGCACTTACTGATATACAGGTCGAAGGAAAAAATAGGGATTTTTTACCGGTAGTTCCTATATTTGGAACGAATAAACATTACACTGGAAAAGTATCCATTTATGGTGAGGAATATGCAGGCAATAACGCAAAAGAAAGAATATTTGCAATTTCATCTAAGTCAATCAGACATCCAGAATCTCTAAAGTTTTTACCATTAAAAATAATTGGAGGATTGGCAGATGATAATTTAGATCCATTGAATCCAGTGGAAGGTTGTGATAAAAAATGTTCTTCCTTCATTTCGAAGAAGATTGAAAATATCAGACAACTCTGGTCTAAGTCTATCGATAGCAACGGAGAGATAAATTTAATTGAGTTTATTCGCAAGTATGCAATTTCAAAAGAATTTCACAATCCATCTAGAATTAAGTTTTTAAATTCAGTGGATCGAATTATGCTTTTGTCTAACGTTCTAGCAATTAATAATCAGGAAGTGAAAGAAGAAGTAATTCCAACGTTTCGTAAATTGTATCAGGAAAATGTAATTCCATTTAGGCCTGAACATGATGTATTTGGTGGACAATCAGGACTTGAGGCATCAAATACAAATGCAGTGTTTGTTAATCAATTCAATAGTTCAAAAAATCAACGTTTTGGAAACACAGGGTATTATGATGGAAAAAAAGTAGTACCTGTTAAAAATTTTAAATTTTTATTAAAAGTAGAACTTAAAAAAACTTCAGATGGATATAACGTTAAAGATGTAGCCGAATTTTTTTGGAAGCGAATCACTGGAGATCAACAACTACAATTTTTTACTGATTCGGCAAGGTCGCAAGTATATTCTTTACTTGCGAATGGAAATGATTATTTAGTTTATAATAATGAAGAATGTAGAACTCGGATTCATAAATGTACGGATAACACTATATTAACTACTTCCCCTTCCATTTCAGACTTAGATTCAAAAAATGATAATATTAGAAATTTAAGAGATTCCGCCATTTTTAGAGATTCAAGTGATGAAAAAACGTTAGACACTGACAATGAAAGAGTAGGTTTCGCAATTGATTTTATTGCCGCTACTCCATTTTTATTTGTTCAAACAGGAGAATAA